The Herminiimonas arsenitoxidans sequence ATAACGGAATCATGTTTAGATGCCAAATCTTTCAAAAATGCGCCAAGACCCTGACCTTATTGCTCTTGGTTCTGCCCTGCGACGATTACGTTTAGAACGCGACATATCCCAAGAGCGTTTGGCCTTATTGGCTGACGTCGACAGAAGTTATGTTGGTCGAGTTGAGCGAGGTGACAACAACGTAGCACTGCTGACGTTGAAACGTTTAGCGGCAGCGCTAGAGCTATCGATGGCAGACTTAATGACCGAAGCTGGCCTTTAACCTATTCGACTGTTAATGCGATTGATGGCATCACGTGCTTTCATACTTGTTTGACTCAATTCCAAATGTGCGTAAATCATCGTCGTTTCAATTTTTGAATGTCCGAGGATTTCCTTCACTTCATATAAGCTCAACCCGTTCTGCAATAAGCGTGTCGCCAATGTGTGTCTGAAGGTATGCACATGACAGCTTTCCAGCCCGGCACGACGAATCGCCTTACGTATCGATTGGGTTGAGTAGCCGCGAGCTAGACCTTTGCGGTTTTGGAATACGTGTGGCCCGTTTCTTTTGCGCTTGAGCAGCATGTAGTACACCCGATCAGTCATATACAACACAGATCCATTGGAAACCTTTGATCTCCAAAGATGAATAATCCGGGTGTCCATATCGATACGTGCCCATTCTATGTTTGCCAATTCGCTATAGCGGCCACCGACATCCAATAGCAATATGGTCAAGTCGTATGCATCCTGAAGCATTTGCTGCATTTCTTCGGATCGCTCTACAAATGGACTAAGTCCCCTCCCTTCCCTAGCTGGATCAAGACAAGTGAGCAGATGTGTTTCTTCCTCTTCAGACATGAATCGAACAGGTGGTTTAATAATTTTTACCTGGGGAAATTCAATTACACCGACTTGATAACCCATTTTTCGTGCAAATTCACACGAACCACGGATCAAATTCAAGTTGTGCTTGATCGTTTGGTTGCTAATGCCAGCACTAGTGCGGATTTGCTTGAATCGCTCCAGCTCATGGGATGTCAATTCATCGATGTACTTAGTAACCGAGAAATGCCGAGCAACCACGTTTGCGCATGACATCAGGCCTTGATAACTAGGTGTGTTCTTACGTGAGTCACAGAACTGGGCCATTGCTTGGCCTAGCTGAATGCGCTCTTTGCGACCCAGGAATAGATTGGCATGCAATTGAGTGCGCCATTC is a genomic window containing:
- a CDS encoding tyrosine-type recombinase/integrase encodes the protein MSIVKRGNSKYWYIHFQLNGVTYIRSSKTTNKKAAVQMEAEWRTQLHANLFLGRKERIQLGQAMAQFCDSRKNTPSYQGLMSCANVVARHFSVTKYIDELTSHELERFKQIRTSAGISNQTIKHNLNLIRGSCEFARKMGYQVGVIEFPQVKIIKPPVRFMSEEEETHLLTCLDPAREGRGLSPFVERSEEMQQMLQDAYDLTILLLDVGGRYSELANIEWARIDMDTRIIHLWRSKVSNGSVLYMTDRVYYMLLKRKRNGPHVFQNRKGLARGYSTQSIRKAIRRAGLESCHVHTFRHTLATRLLQNGLSLYEVKEILGHSKIETTMIYAHLELSQTSMKARDAINRINSRIG
- a CDS encoding helix-turn-helix domain-containing protein, coding for MPNLSKMRQDPDLIALGSALRRLRLERDISQERLALLADVDRSYVGRVERGDNNVALLTLKRLAAALELSMADLMTEAGL